One Helianthus annuus cultivar XRQ/B chromosome 12, HanXRQr2.0-SUNRISE, whole genome shotgun sequence genomic region harbors:
- the LOC110895246 gene encoding cytochrome b561 and DOMON domain-containing protein At2g04850, with protein MIPSLSLLLLLLLTLHPHRAFAAHCTATTATKTFEKCMPLPSQEASIAWTFHRHNSTLELVFTGSFISPSGWVAWGINPNSPEMTGTRALITFPDPNSGQLVLLPYILDPTVKLQKSPLLSRPLDIHLLSSSAALYGGQMGTVHNGATIQIFATLKLKPNKTKIHHVWNRGLYVQGYSPTIHPTTINDLSSVTTIDVLSGLSASGPNTNIKTLKLVHGITNAISWGVMLPTGAVTARYLRHIQSLGPTWFYVHAGIQLSAFLLGTAGFAIGIHLGQMSPGRVYGLHRKLGFAAFFLGSLQTLALLFRPKTTNKFRKYWKSYHHFVGYACVIIGVVNVFQGFEVMGEGGSYAKLMYCLCLATLTGVCVALEVNSWVIFCRKSKEEKLRRDGILRGHEKTIGDETHDRH; from the coding sequence ATGATTCCCTCACTctctctcctcctcctcctcctcctcactCTCCACCCTCACCGCGCTTTCGCCGCCCACTgcactgccaccaccgccaccaaaaCCTTCGAAAAATGCATGCCGTTACCCTCCCAAGAAGCATCGATAGCATGGACGTTCCATAGACATAATTCAACTCTCGAGTTGGTATTCACGGGTAGTTTTATATCGCCTTCGGGTTGGGTTGCATGGGGTATAAACCCGAACTCGCCTGAAATGACCGGAACCCGAGCCCTAATCACCTTCCCGGACCCAAACTCGGGCCAACTCGTCCTACTACCTTATATTTTAGACCCAACAGTGAAATTACAAAAGAGCCCATTACTTTCCAGGCCCCTTGACATCCATCTATTATCCTCTTCTGCTGCATTATATGGTGGACAAATGGGTACGGTCCACAATGGTGCCACCATTCAAATATTTGCTACATTAAAACTTAAACCAAACAAGACCAAGATCCATCATGTGTGGAATAGAGGCTTATATGTCCAAGGCTACTCTCCCACCATCCATCCAACCACCATTAACGACCTTTCTTCGGTCACCACCATCGACGTCTTATCGGGCCTATCCGCGTCCGGCCCAAATACCAACATCAAAACCTTAAAACTCGTTCACGGTATAACCAATGCAATATCATGGGGGGTCATGTTACCAACCGGAGCAGTCACTGCGCGTTACCTACGCCACATACAATCACTCGGGCCTACGTGGTTTTACGTGCATGCCGGGATTCAACTTTCTGCTTTTCTCCTAGGAACCGCAGGATTTGCTATTGGGATCCATTTGGGCCAAATGTCACCAGGCCGGGTCTATGGGCTACACCGAAAGCTCGGGTTTGCAGCATTCTTTTTGGGTAGTCTTCAAACATTGGCATTGTTGTTTAGGCCCAAGACTACTAATAAGTTTAGGAAGTATTGGAAATCATACCATCATTTTGTAGGGTATGCATGTGTGATCATAGGGGTTGTGAATGTGTTTCAAGGTTTTGAAGTTATGGGTGAAGGAGGGTCTTATGCTAAGTTGATGTATTGTTTGTGCTTAGCTACATTGACTGGAGTTTGTGTAGCTTTAGAAGTGAATTcttgggtgattttctgcagaaaatctAAGGAAGAAAAGTTAA